In Mycolicibacterium mucogenicum DSM 44124, the following are encoded in one genomic region:
- the narJ gene encoding nitrate reductase molybdenum cofactor assembly chaperone: protein MKLLSLGRRTATGPDLTDHQQRLVWRITALLLDYPTAETCALTDELAAAADELPEPIRTYVTDFIRYFRETNATDRATRYVETFDMRRRASLHLTYYAYGDTRKRGMALLRFKHAYRQADITIGDEELPDYLPLVLEFAATVDQARGERLLAEHVPVLELLRLSLQDSNSPYVDLLAAVLATLPPINTADRRRITELAADGPPEEDVGLDPFGMDPMMMDPAMTGGRR from the coding sequence ATGAAGCTCTTGTCCCTGGGGCGCCGGACGGCGACCGGTCCGGACCTGACCGATCATCAGCAACGGCTGGTGTGGCGCATCACGGCACTGTTGCTCGACTACCCGACCGCCGAAACATGCGCCCTCACTGACGAACTGGCTGCGGCCGCAGATGAACTACCGGAGCCGATCCGCACTTACGTGACCGACTTCATCCGGTACTTCCGCGAAACCAACGCCACCGATCGCGCCACGCGCTACGTCGAGACGTTCGACATGCGCCGGCGGGCCAGCTTGCATCTGACGTACTACGCCTACGGAGACACCCGTAAGCGCGGTATGGCGCTGTTGCGGTTCAAGCATGCCTACCGGCAGGCGGACATCACCATCGGCGACGAAGAACTGCCCGACTACCTGCCGCTGGTGCTCGAATTCGCCGCCACCGTCGACCAGGCGCGCGGCGAACGCCTGCTGGCCGAGCACGTTCCGGTTCTCGAACTGTTGCGGCTCTCGTTGCAGGACAGCAATTCTCCATACGTCGACCTGCTGGCCGCGGTCCTGGCGACCCTGCCGCCCATCAACACCGCCGATCGTCGGCGCATCACAGAACTCGCTGCCGACGGGCCGCCCGAGGAAGACGTGGGTCTAGACCCGTTCGGCATGGATCCGATGATGATGGATCCCGCCATGACTGGAGGCAGACGATGA
- the narH gene encoding nitrate reductase subunit beta, whose amino-acid sequence MAQLAMVMNLDKCIGCHTCSVTCKQAWTNRSGVEYVWFNNVETRPGQGYPRQYQDQERWKGGWTLNKRGKLTLKSGSRFKRLLNIFANPDLPTVSDYYDPWTYDYDNLLSSPLMDTTPVARPKSLITGQDTKVTWGANWDDDLGGGPEQVGRDPLLAKVEEVSQKVKLEFEQTFMFYLPRICEHCLNPACAAACPSGAIYKRAEDGIVLVDQDKCRGWRQCVTGCPYKKIYFNHRTGKAEKCTFCYPRVEVGIPTVCSETCVGRLRYIGVMLYDADKVLEAASVTDDQDLYPSQLGVFLNPHDPRVVAEAERAGISPEWIEAAQNSPVYRLIVDYQVALPLHPEYRTMPMVWYVPPLSPVVDILKETGHDGENKNNLFGAIDTLRIPIEYLAELFTAGEVGPVRAALQRLAAMRAYMRSANLGEEFDETIPESVRLTGEEIESMYRLLAIAKYQDRYVIPSGAGSDAHRLDAIATGCSLDGDGGPGMTAFDAMADKFHLVDTNSAVPKDDPTRVNLLNWDGRSPDGLVPTR is encoded by the coding sequence ATGGCGCAACTTGCGATGGTGATGAACCTCGACAAGTGCATCGGCTGTCACACCTGCAGCGTCACCTGCAAGCAGGCGTGGACCAACCGCAGTGGTGTCGAGTATGTCTGGTTCAACAACGTGGAAACCCGCCCCGGACAAGGCTATCCGCGGCAGTACCAGGACCAGGAACGCTGGAAGGGCGGCTGGACGCTCAACAAGCGCGGCAAGCTCACGCTGAAATCGGGCTCCCGGTTCAAGCGGTTGCTGAACATCTTCGCCAACCCGGACCTGCCCACGGTCAGTGACTATTACGACCCGTGGACCTACGACTATGACAACCTGCTGTCGTCGCCACTGATGGACACCACGCCCGTGGCGCGGCCCAAGTCGCTGATCACCGGGCAGGACACCAAGGTCACCTGGGGTGCCAACTGGGATGACGACCTCGGCGGCGGACCTGAACAGGTGGGCCGGGATCCGTTGCTGGCCAAGGTCGAAGAGGTCAGCCAGAAGGTCAAGCTCGAATTCGAGCAGACGTTCATGTTCTACCTGCCGCGGATCTGCGAGCACTGCCTGAACCCGGCCTGTGCTGCCGCCTGCCCGTCGGGCGCCATCTACAAACGTGCCGAGGACGGCATCGTCCTGGTCGACCAGGACAAGTGCCGCGGCTGGCGGCAATGCGTCACCGGCTGCCCGTACAAGAAAATCTACTTCAACCACAGGACCGGCAAGGCCGAAAAGTGCACCTTCTGCTACCCGCGCGTCGAGGTCGGCATCCCCACCGTCTGCTCGGAGACGTGTGTGGGCCGGCTGCGCTACATCGGCGTCATGCTGTACGACGCCGACAAGGTGCTCGAGGCGGCCTCGGTCACCGATGACCAGGACCTCTACCCGTCGCAGCTCGGGGTGTTCCTCAACCCGCACGACCCGCGGGTGGTCGCCGAAGCAGAGCGCGCCGGCATCTCGCCCGAATGGATTGAGGCTGCACAGAATTCACCGGTGTACCGGCTGATCGTCGATTACCAGGTGGCGCTGCCGCTGCACCCGGAATACCGCACCATGCCGATGGTCTGGTACGTCCCGCCGCTGTCCCCGGTGGTCGACATCCTCAAGGAGACCGGCCACGACGGTGAGAACAAGAACAACCTGTTCGGGGCCATCGACACGCTGCGCATCCCGATCGAGTACCTCGCCGAGCTCTTCACCGCGGGGGAGGTCGGGCCCGTCCGGGCGGCCTTGCAGCGCTTGGCCGCCATGCGCGCCTACATGCGGTCGGCCAACCTCGGCGAGGAGTTCGACGAGACCATCCCCGAGTCAGTGCGCCTGACCGGCGAGGAGATCGAGTCGATGTACCGGCTGCTGGCCATCGCCAAATACCAAGACCGATACGTCATTCCGAGCGGTGCGGGTTCCGACGCGCACCGACTCGACGCGATCGCGACCGGTTGTAGCCTCGACGGCGATGGTGGCCCGGGAATGACGGCCTTCGACGCCATGGCCGACAAGTTTCACCTCGTCGACACCAACAGCGCTGTGCCGAAGGATGATCCGACGCGGGTCAACCTGCTCAACTGGGACGGTCGCAGTCCCGACGGGCTGGTGCCGACCCGATGA
- a CDS encoding nitrate reductase subunit alpha, with amino-acid sequence MAGDALLRLSKYFHRGEISGDQRTIHKVGGRSADDFYRDRWAHDKVVRSTHGVNCTGSCSWKIYVKDGVITWESQQTDYPSIGADKPEYEPRGCPRGASFSWYTYSPARVRYPYVRGLLLDYYREAKERLQDPVLAWADVVEDPEKARAYKSARGRGGFVRAEWWEAAEIAAAAHVYTVKTYGPDRVAGFSPIPAMSMVSHAVGARFISLMGGSMLSFYDWYADLPVASPQVFGDQTDVPESADWFDAGYLIMWGSNVPVTRTPDAHYMTEARYRGQKVVVVSPDYADNTKFADEWLPAHPGTDAALAMSMGHVILKEFFVEKNTPYFTDYVKKYTDLPFLVALTERDGRLVPGKFLTAADLGGEYADTEAAVSKPVLLDAGGTPVVPNGSLGHRFTASGEGKWNLDLQGVDPLLTLHGGANDVATVALPRFDTDQPGVLERGVPTRIVAGQRVTTVFDLMLAQYGIARDGLPGTWPTGYDDATEPYTPAWQQAITGVPAQAAERIAREFADNAERSKGRSMILMGAGTNHWFHSDQIYRSFLSLVMLTGCQGVNGGGWAHYVGQEKCRPVTGWGTLAFGLDWQRAPRQMQGTVFWYLATDQWRYDRFTTEPMTSPLATGTLACRTAADNIALASRLGWMPSYPTFNRNPLDLADEAERQGKDAAQHVLDGLKSGHLQFACEDPDAPENFPRCLTVWRSNLLGSSAKGNEYFLKHLLGADNNVAASDEDGVHPQDVRWRDEAPAGKLDLLLSLDFRNTSTTLYSDIVLPAATWYEKHDLSSTDMHPFVHAFSPAISPPWETKTDFDAFHRIARGFSWLAEKHLGKRKDIVAMPLAHDSSDATAQPGGKVLDWKAGECEPIPGKTMPRLVTVERDYPALADKMAALGPLVETLGLTVKGVTTHPDAEVEYLAGVNGVSYRGVAAGRPSLAKDTHAAEAILALSGTTNGRLAVEGFEALQRRTGTELVDLAAENEGKRITFADTQSRPMPVNTSPEWSGSETGGRRYSPFTINTERLKPWHTLTGRQHFYLDHDWMDEMGEQLPTFRPPLDMTALFDEPAVGDTTGGITVRYLTPHSKWSIHSAYQDNLHMLTLSRGGQAIWMSDVDAAKIGVKDNDWIECTNRNGVVNARAIVSHRMPEGLVFMYHAQDKAVDVPRTEKTGKRGGIHNALTRIMIKPTHLIGGYAQQSFALNYHGPTGNQRDEVTTIRRRSQEVEY; translated from the coding sequence ATGGCCGGCGACGCGTTGCTGCGGTTGTCCAAGTACTTTCACCGCGGGGAAATCTCCGGTGATCAGCGCACGATCCACAAGGTCGGCGGACGCTCGGCCGACGACTTCTATCGCGACCGCTGGGCACACGACAAGGTCGTGCGCTCCACGCACGGCGTCAACTGCACCGGTTCGTGCTCGTGGAAGATCTACGTCAAGGACGGCGTGATCACCTGGGAGTCGCAACAAACCGACTATCCGTCGATCGGCGCCGACAAGCCCGAATACGAGCCGCGCGGTTGTCCTCGCGGTGCCTCGTTCTCCTGGTACACGTATTCGCCTGCGCGCGTGCGGTATCCGTACGTCCGCGGTCTGCTGCTCGACTACTACCGCGAAGCCAAGGAGCGGCTACAGGACCCGGTGCTGGCCTGGGCCGACGTCGTCGAGGACCCCGAGAAGGCCAGGGCCTACAAGTCGGCGCGCGGCCGCGGTGGCTTCGTCCGCGCCGAATGGTGGGAGGCCGCCGAGATTGCTGCGGCCGCCCACGTCTACACCGTCAAGACCTACGGGCCCGACCGTGTCGCGGGCTTCTCGCCGATCCCCGCCATGTCGATGGTGAGCCATGCCGTTGGGGCACGGTTCATTTCGCTCATGGGCGGATCGATGCTGTCGTTCTACGACTGGTACGCCGACCTGCCGGTGGCATCGCCACAGGTGTTCGGCGACCAGACCGACGTCCCCGAATCCGCCGACTGGTTCGACGCCGGCTACCTCATCATGTGGGGCTCCAACGTCCCCGTCACCCGTACCCCCGACGCGCACTACATGACCGAGGCCCGTTATCGCGGTCAGAAAGTTGTTGTGGTGTCACCGGATTACGCCGACAACACCAAGTTCGCCGACGAATGGCTGCCGGCCCACCCGGGTACCGACGCCGCCCTCGCCATGTCGATGGGCCACGTCATTCTCAAGGAGTTCTTCGTCGAGAAGAACACCCCGTACTTCACCGACTACGTCAAGAAGTACACCGATCTGCCGTTCCTGGTGGCGCTGACCGAGCGCGATGGCCGGTTGGTGCCCGGAAAGTTCCTCACCGCAGCGGATCTCGGTGGCGAGTACGCCGACACCGAAGCCGCGGTCTCCAAGCCGGTACTGCTCGACGCTGGCGGCACCCCGGTGGTGCCCAACGGGTCCCTGGGCCATCGCTTCACCGCATCCGGTGAAGGGAAATGGAACCTGGACCTGCAGGGGGTCGACCCCCTCCTCACGCTGCACGGTGGCGCCAATGATGTCGCTACCGTTGCACTCCCTCGGTTCGATACTGATCAGCCCGGTGTCCTGGAACGCGGTGTGCCGACCAGAATCGTTGCCGGACAGCGCGTCACCACGGTGTTCGACCTCATGTTGGCGCAGTACGGCATCGCCCGTGATGGCCTGCCGGGCACCTGGCCCACCGGCTACGACGACGCCACCGAGCCGTACACCCCGGCGTGGCAGCAGGCCATCACGGGTGTGCCGGCCCAGGCGGCCGAACGTATCGCGCGCGAGTTCGCCGACAACGCAGAGCGTTCCAAGGGGCGCTCGATGATCCTCATGGGTGCCGGCACCAACCACTGGTTCCATTCGGATCAGATCTACCGTTCGTTCCTGTCTCTCGTGATGCTCACCGGCTGCCAGGGCGTCAACGGCGGTGGCTGGGCGCACTACGTAGGCCAGGAGAAGTGCCGTCCGGTAACGGGCTGGGGCACACTGGCATTCGGACTGGACTGGCAGCGCGCCCCGCGCCAGATGCAGGGCACCGTGTTCTGGTACCTGGCCACCGACCAGTGGCGCTACGACCGGTTCACCACCGAGCCGATGACCTCGCCGCTCGCCACCGGCACGCTGGCCTGCCGGACGGCGGCCGACAACATCGCTCTCGCGAGCCGGCTGGGGTGGATGCCGAGTTACCCCACGTTCAACCGCAATCCGCTGGACCTGGCCGACGAGGCCGAGCGGCAGGGCAAGGACGCGGCGCAGCACGTGCTCGACGGCCTGAAGTCCGGGCACCTGCAGTTCGCCTGCGAGGACCCGGACGCTCCGGAGAACTTCCCGCGCTGTCTGACGGTGTGGCGGTCGAACCTGTTGGGCTCGTCGGCGAAAGGCAACGAGTACTTCCTCAAGCACCTGCTGGGCGCGGACAACAACGTGGCGGCCAGCGACGAGGACGGGGTACACCCGCAGGACGTGCGTTGGCGCGACGAGGCCCCGGCCGGCAAGCTGGATCTGTTGCTGTCCTTGGACTTCCGCAACACCAGCACGACGTTGTACTCGGACATCGTGCTCCCGGCCGCGACGTGGTACGAGAAGCACGACCTGTCGAGCACCGACATGCATCCGTTCGTCCATGCGTTCTCGCCGGCCATCTCGCCGCCGTGGGAAACCAAGACCGACTTCGATGCCTTCCACCGCATCGCCCGTGGCTTTTCGTGGCTCGCCGAGAAGCATTTGGGTAAGCGCAAGGACATCGTCGCGATGCCGCTCGCACACGACAGCTCCGACGCCACCGCCCAGCCCGGCGGAAAAGTCCTGGACTGGAAAGCCGGTGAATGCGAACCGATCCCAGGCAAGACGATGCCGCGCCTGGTGACGGTGGAACGCGACTACCCGGCGCTGGCCGACAAGATGGCCGCCCTCGGCCCCCTCGTCGAGACCCTCGGCCTGACGGTCAAGGGCGTCACCACGCACCCCGACGCCGAGGTCGAGTACCTGGCCGGCGTCAACGGTGTGTCCTATCGCGGAGTCGCGGCGGGACGGCCGTCACTGGCCAAGGACACCCACGCGGCCGAAGCGATCCTGGCACTGTCCGGCACCACCAACGGCCGCCTGGCGGTCGAGGGTTTCGAGGCCCTGCAGCGCCGAACCGGGACGGAGCTCGTCGACCTGGCTGCCGAGAACGAGGGCAAACGAATCACCTTCGCGGACACGCAGTCCCGGCCGATGCCGGTGAACACCTCACCCGAGTGGTCGGGGTCCGAGACCGGTGGCCGGCGCTATTCACCGTTCACCATCAACACCGAGCGGCTCAAGCCGTGGCACACCCTCACCGGGCGCCAGCACTTCTATCTAGACCACGACTGGATGGACGAGATGGGGGAGCAGCTGCCGACGTTCCGTCCGCCGCTGGACATGACGGCGCTGTTCGACGAACCGGCGGTAGGTGACACCACTGGTGGCATCACCGTCCGTTACCTGACTCCGCACTCCAAGTGGTCCATCCACTCGGCGTACCAGGACAACCTGCACATGCTGACGCTTTCCCGTGGCGGACAGGCGATCTGGATGTCGGATGTCGATGCCGCCAAGATCGGGGTGAAGGACAACGACTGGATCGAGTGCACCAACCGCAACGGCGTGGTGAACGCCCGCGCGATCGTCAGTCACCGGATGCCCGAGGGCCTGGTCTTCATGTACCACGCCCAGGACAAGGCGGTCGACGTGCCGCGTACCGAGAAGACCGGTAAGCGCGGCGGTATCCACAACGCCCTGACCCGCATCATGATCAAGCCCACGCACTTGATCGGCGGTTATGCCCAGCAGTCCTTTGCGCTGAACTACCACGGTCCCACCGGAAATCAGCGCGACGAGGTGACGACGATCCGTCGCCGTTCGCAAGAAGTGGAGTACTGA
- a CDS encoding HNH endonuclease — MGIATDLTTSLDALRGVQVPDHMPPDSAVEAMTCVVKLRNVIDHLAAMLTGVLDRCGAAAAQGRTPRELLMALGCAPSVAQRQVRVAGALPALPTLAAHAADGVISGEHVDAIVKGINHIQARAPGPVDEAARFAQVTDLLGQFFSGATPTDIGNRARRLGNRVAAAEGGLPAAEDRSINTADHRVTSDGRVQIRADLDAEVGAKYIAAMEQGSAPRPEPDGSPDTRTASRRRADALEAVLDIAARGGDVASAPRTQLLLTVPADTPDLATLEFIGSISTLTLDRLTCDTTVTTMIIDGEQVPLDMGREKRLFPPQLRKALYHRDQCCIKCGAPPGRTHAHHIVHWTHGGETSLSNGCLLCPACHANIHHDGWDVVMGLDKHPWLIPPATVDPHRKPIPAHNRRTMRLDAAA; from the coding sequence ATGGGAATCGCAACGGATCTCACCACCAGCCTCGACGCCCTCCGCGGCGTGCAGGTCCCCGACCACATGCCCCCGGACAGCGCGGTGGAGGCGATGACGTGCGTGGTGAAGCTGCGCAATGTGATCGATCATTTGGCGGCGATGCTGACCGGAGTGCTCGACCGCTGCGGGGCCGCGGCCGCGCAGGGCCGGACGCCGCGGGAGTTGTTGATGGCGTTGGGGTGTGCGCCGTCGGTGGCGCAGCGGCAGGTGCGTGTGGCGGGCGCGTTACCGGCGCTGCCCACCCTGGCGGCGCATGCTGCTGATGGTGTGATCTCGGGGGAGCATGTCGATGCGATCGTCAAAGGCATCAACCACATTCAGGCCCGCGCACCCGGCCCGGTGGATGAAGCCGCCCGGTTCGCGCAGGTGACCGATCTGTTGGGGCAGTTCTTCTCCGGAGCCACCCCCACCGACATCGGCAACCGAGCGCGGCGGCTCGGCAACCGGGTCGCCGCGGCCGAAGGTGGGCTGCCGGCCGCGGAGGATCGGTCGATCAACACCGCCGACCACCGCGTCACCAGCGACGGGCGGGTGCAGATCCGCGCGGACCTGGATGCCGAAGTCGGCGCGAAATACATCGCGGCGATGGAACAAGGGTCGGCGCCGCGGCCCGAACCCGACGGCAGCCCCGACACCCGCACCGCCTCGCGGCGGCGGGCTGATGCGTTGGAGGCGGTGTTGGATATCGCGGCCCGCGGCGGGGACGTCGCCTCCGCGCCGCGCACCCAGCTGCTGCTGACCGTGCCCGCCGACACCCCCGATTTGGCCACGCTGGAATTCATCGGGTCGATCAGCACCCTGACCCTGGACCGATTGACCTGCGACACCACCGTCACCACCATGATCATCGACGGCGAACAGGTACCCCTCGACATGGGCCGCGAGAAGCGGCTGTTCCCACCGCAGCTACGCAAAGCCCTGTATCACCGGGATCAGTGCTGCATCAAATGCGGCGCCCCACCGGGACGCACCCATGCCCATCACATCGTGCACTGGACCCACGGCGGCGAAACCAGCCTGAGCAACGGGTGCCTGCTGTGCCCGGCCTGCCACGCCAACATCCACCACGACGGCTGGGACGTCGTCATGGGCCTCGACAAACACCCCTGGCTCATCCCACCCGCCACCGTCGACCCACACCGAAAACCCATCCCCGCGCACAACCGCCGCACCATGCGACTCGACGCGGCCGCCTAG
- a CDS encoding alpha/beta fold hydrolase: MALTESGPGRPRNGETVTDNDAGVLPPVPDGTRRAFWWLERFAPAIGARWATELWCTVPDVDLSTKMPPGLPDSTPLEASWDGHRIAGQSWGSGPLVYLVHGWGGCRAHMAVFVKPLVAAGYRVIAFDLPSHHDSEPGALAPGRTTIVECAEAVRAVIAKHGPAHAVIGHSLGAKAAALAAARGADVKRLVFLAPMGDFRWYLDAFAERHNFGRRIRDRLHRRLDRRIGMPLLDTDITASAAHAGDRPLLLIHDPDDPDSPYSSSTEIAEVWPDARLETTKGLGRLAHYRILRHRPAITAGVDFIGTP, translated from the coding sequence ATGGCATTGACGGAATCGGGTCCCGGTCGGCCCCGTAACGGGGAAACGGTCACCGACAACGATGCCGGGGTGTTGCCGCCGGTACCGGACGGAACGCGCCGGGCCTTCTGGTGGCTCGAGCGTTTTGCGCCGGCGATCGGCGCCCGCTGGGCCACCGAATTGTGGTGCACAGTGCCCGATGTCGACCTCAGCACCAAGATGCCGCCCGGCCTGCCGGACAGCACGCCGCTGGAAGCATCGTGGGATGGGCACCGGATCGCCGGGCAGTCGTGGGGCTCCGGTCCGCTGGTGTACCTGGTGCACGGGTGGGGCGGGTGCCGGGCGCACATGGCGGTGTTCGTCAAACCCCTTGTCGCAGCGGGATATCGGGTCATCGCCTTCGACCTCCCCAGCCATCACGACTCGGAGCCGGGTGCACTGGCACCGGGCCGCACCACCATCGTCGAATGCGCGGAAGCGGTGCGGGCCGTCATCGCGAAGCACGGTCCGGCGCACGCGGTCATCGGGCATTCCCTGGGGGCGAAGGCGGCCGCGCTGGCAGCGGCGCGGGGCGCCGACGTCAAGCGACTGGTGTTCCTCGCGCCGATGGGCGATTTCAGGTGGTACCTGGACGCTTTCGCCGAGCGGCACAACTTCGGGCGGCGGATCCGCGACCGCCTGCACCGGCGCCTGGACCGCCGGATCGGGATGCCGCTGCTGGACACGGACATCACCGCGTCGGCCGCGCACGCGGGCGACCGGCCGCTGCTGCTCATCCACGACCCCGACGACCCGGACAGCCCGTACTCGTCCAGCACCGAGATCGCCGAGGTCTGGCCCGACGCACGGCTCGAAACCACCAAGGGTCTGGGCCGGCTGGCGCACTACCGGATTCTGCGCCACCGCCCGGCGATCACCGCGGGCGTTGATTTCATCGGAACGCCCTAG
- a CDS encoding RDD family protein gives MSDRTAGIVSRGVAAVIDLMVVGALLGLIYGGLRLCEFMFRPVMFHVPTLSFVYSTAATCVVSVLYLTACWAVSGSTVGAVVMGLRVTGLRGERVAPVRSCLRAVACVLFPVGLLWVVVDRRRRSLQDIVFRTKVVYAWH, from the coding sequence ATGAGCGACCGCACTGCCGGGATCGTCAGCCGGGGCGTGGCTGCCGTCATCGACCTGATGGTGGTCGGCGCGCTGCTTGGCCTGATCTACGGTGGATTGCGGTTGTGCGAGTTCATGTTTCGCCCCGTCATGTTCCACGTCCCGACGTTGTCTTTCGTCTACTCGACGGCGGCGACGTGCGTCGTCTCGGTGCTGTATCTGACCGCGTGCTGGGCGGTGTCGGGTAGTACGGTGGGCGCAGTGGTGATGGGATTGCGGGTCACCGGCCTGCGGGGGGAACGGGTCGCGCCGGTACGTTCCTGCCTGCGGGCCGTTGCCTGTGTGCTGTTTCCGGTGGGCTTGTTGTGGGTAGTGGTGGATCGTCGACGACGGTCGCTGCAGGACATAGTTTTTCGTACCAAGGTGGTGTACGCATGGCATTGA
- a CDS encoding acyl-CoA carboxylase subunit beta — MTEVTEQRSPATTAEKLAELRRKLELAADPGDEKAKARRDKKGIPSARARIHALVDPGSFFEIGALAKTPGDPNALYGDGVVTGHATIDGRPVAVFSHDQTVFQGSVGEMFGRKVAKLMEWVAMVGCPIIGINDSAGARIQDAVTSLAWYAELGRRHEMLRGTVPEISIILGKCAGGAVYSPIQTDLLVAVRDQGYMFITGPDVIKDVTGEDVTFDELGGADIQAQRGNIHKVVEDEAAAFQYVRDYLSFLPANTWDDPPIVNPGLEPELTPSDFELDKIVPDADNAGYDMHDILLRMFDDGDIFEIADQRAPEMITAFARVDGRPVGVIANQPLFMAGAIGNEASDKAAGFIRFCDSFNLPLVFVVDTPGALPGVAEETGGIIKRGGRFFNAIVEADVPKVTFVIRKAYGGGYAVMGSKQLSADLNFAWPTARIAVIGAQGAAQLLVKRFPDPTAPEVQKIKADFIEGYNANMAIPWTAAERGYIDAVIQPHESRLLLRKSLKLLRDKQKHDRIARKHGLTPL, encoded by the coding sequence GTGACTGAAGTTACCGAACAGCGCAGCCCTGCCACGACGGCAGAGAAGCTCGCAGAGCTTCGCCGAAAGCTGGAGCTGGCAGCCGATCCCGGTGACGAGAAGGCCAAGGCGCGGCGCGACAAGAAGGGCATCCCGTCGGCCCGCGCCCGCATCCACGCGCTCGTCGACCCCGGCAGCTTCTTCGAGATCGGCGCGCTCGCCAAGACGCCCGGCGACCCGAACGCGCTGTACGGCGACGGTGTGGTGACCGGCCACGCCACCATCGACGGCCGCCCGGTCGCGGTGTTCAGCCATGACCAGACGGTGTTCCAGGGCTCGGTCGGCGAGATGTTCGGCCGCAAGGTCGCCAAGCTGATGGAGTGGGTGGCCATGGTCGGCTGCCCGATCATCGGCATCAACGACTCCGCCGGCGCCCGCATCCAGGACGCCGTCACCTCGCTGGCCTGGTACGCCGAGCTCGGCCGCCGCCACGAGATGCTGCGCGGCACGGTGCCGGAGATCTCGATCATCCTGGGCAAGTGCGCCGGTGGTGCGGTGTACTCGCCGATCCAGACCGACCTGCTGGTGGCCGTGCGCGACCAGGGCTACATGTTCATCACCGGCCCGGACGTCATCAAGGACGTCACCGGTGAGGACGTGACGTTCGACGAGCTCGGCGGCGCCGACATCCAGGCGCAGCGCGGCAACATCCACAAGGTCGTCGAGGACGAGGCAGCTGCCTTCCAGTACGTCCGCGACTACCTGAGCTTCCTGCCCGCCAACACCTGGGACGATCCGCCGATCGTGAACCCGGGCCTGGAGCCGGAGCTGACGCCGAGCGACTTCGAGCTGGACAAGATCGTGCCGGACGCCGACAACGCCGGCTACGACATGCACGACATCCTGCTGCGCATGTTCGACGACGGCGACATCTTCGAGATCGCCGACCAGCGCGCTCCGGAGATGATCACCGCTTTCGCGCGGGTCGACGGCCGGCCGGTCGGCGTCATCGCCAACCAGCCGCTGTTCATGGCCGGCGCCATCGGTAACGAGGCCTCCGACAAGGCGGCCGGGTTCATCCGCTTCTGCGACTCCTTCAACCTGCCTTTGGTTTTCGTCGTCGACACCCCCGGCGCCCTGCCGGGTGTCGCCGAGGAGACGGGCGGCATCATCAAGCGCGGTGGCCGCTTCTTCAACGCCATCGTCGAGGCCGACGTGCCGAAGGTGACGTTCGTGATCCGCAAGGCCTACGGCGGCGGCTACGCCGTCATGGGCTCGAAGCAGCTGTCGGCCGACCTCAACTTCGCGTGGCCGACCGCCCGCATCGCGGTGATCGGTGCCCAGGGTGCGGCGCAGCTGCTGGTGAAGCGCTTCCCCGATCCGACGGCGCCCGAGGTGCAGAAGATCAAGGCCGACTTCATCGAGGGCTACAACGCCAACATGGCGATTCCGTGGACCGCCGCTGAGCGGGGCTACATCGACGCCGTGATCCAGCCGCACGAGTCCCGGCTGCTGCTGCGCAAGTCGCTGAAGCTGTTGCGCGACAAGCAGAAGCACGACCGCATCGCCCGCAAGCACGGCCTGACCCCGCTGTAA